A single window of Bacteroidota bacterium DNA harbors:
- a CDS encoding amidohydrolase family protein: MQSICMKYLFSLLFLSSLCVAQNLVITNVSIIPVNTNTVLTNMNVYITNGVIDKIVSGGTKLPFKDYKTIDGKGKFLMPGLADMHAHFPDKTNPISLQQYLKYNLAAGVTTLRSMRGEESQLALRDSISKKLKVAPDIYVSYVFPDDDSTLTKDKIADLIFQAKIKKYDFVKYLGGLKTKNMNHLSQSCYEYKIPLAGHAYNKSLEESVDLDFVSIEHYQPVLAAYEKSPEGFSALIKKMKDKNVAVCPTLSFYYTYSFLQDETQLLAHNGMSLVSTQVKDQWLKEYNEALNGTKEQLKEEFDTKYKSVYQKKFDVFNTVLKQLADENMLLLLSADEGPFNVPGFSMAEEMKLYSKAGLSNYQILKSATYNAAVFFANDKNTGSVQEGKRANLILLNANPLDAIENIQKVEGTILNGKYYSQKELLGISPTK, translated from the coding sequence ATGCAATCAATTTGTATGAAATATTTATTCAGCCTTCTCTTCCTAAGCAGTCTATGTGTAGCGCAAAACTTAGTCATTACCAATGTTTCAATTATACCTGTGAATACCAATACTGTACTCACCAACATGAACGTGTATATTACAAACGGCGTGATTGATAAAATTGTAAGCGGAGGAACTAAATTGCCATTTAAAGATTATAAAACTATTGACGGTAAAGGTAAATTTCTGATGCCCGGCCTTGCCGATATGCATGCGCATTTTCCTGATAAAACCAATCCCATTTCTTTACAACAGTATTTAAAATACAATTTAGCGGCCGGCGTCACAACTTTAAGAAGTATGCGCGGGGAAGAAAGTCAGCTTGCTTTACGTGACAGCATTAGCAAAAAACTAAAAGTAGCGCCGGACATTTATGTATCGTACGTATTTCCCGATGACGATTCTACACTGACAAAAGATAAAATTGCCGACCTTATCTTTCAGGCAAAAATTAAAAAGTATGATTTTGTAAAATATTTAGGCGGATTGAAAACAAAAAACATGAATCACCTTTCACAAAGTTGTTATGAATATAAAATTCCTTTGGCGGGACATGCTTACAATAAAAGTTTAGAAGAAAGTGTGGATTTGGATTTTGTTTCTATTGAACATTACCAGCCTGTTCTTGCCGCCTACGAAAAATCGCCGGAAGGATTTTCTGCCCTCATCAAAAAAATGAAAGATAAAAATGTAGCTGTTTGCCCTACACTTTCATTCTATTACACGTATTCATTCTTGCAAGATGAAACACAACTTTTAGCACACAACGGCATGTCGCTTGTTTCCACTCAGGTAAAAGATCAATGGTTGAAAGAATACAATGAAGCATTAAATGGAACCAAAGAACAATTGAAAGAAGAATTCGACACGAAATACAAAAGCGTTTATCAAAAAAAGTTTGATGTGTTTAATACAGTGTTAAAGCAATTAGCCGATGAAAACATGTTGTTACTCCTGAGCGCCGATGAAGGACCCTTCAACGTTCCAGGCTTTAGCATGGCTGAAGAAATGAAATTATACAGCAAAGCAGGTTTAAGTAATTACCAGATTTTGAAATCAGCCACGTATAATGCCGCCGTGTTTTTTGCCAACGATAAAAATACAGGAAGTGTGCAAGAAGGTAAACGCGCCAATTTGATTTTACTTAACGCGAATCCTTTGGATGCCATTGAAAACATTCAGAAAGTGGAAGGCACCATTCTGAATGGAAAATACTATTCACAAAAAGAACTTTTAGGAATTAGTCCGACTAAATAA
- a CDS encoding methionine aminotransferase — MQIQSKLPKVGTTIFTVMSALAREHNAINLSQGFPDFGCSPKLLELAQKHMNAGFNQYAPMQGVIQLRERIAEIVSTCYSANYNADTEITITAGATQGIYTSIAAFINKGDEVIIFEPAYDCYIPAIEVHGGIAIPVQLTYPGFKVNWEEVKSKVNDKTKMIIINTPHNPSGTVLNENDLKQLEQLVKGKNIIVVSDEVYEHMAFDNQPHQSVARYSTLRSQSIIVSSFGKTVHTTGWKIGYVAAPAELMTEFRKVHQFLVFAVNHPFQLALADYLGDKNTYLDLKNFYQTKRDFFRGLIKNSRFTIEDCTGTYFQLLGYKRITEEKDTDFAIRLTKENKLASVPLSVFYSKPTDNNLLRFCFAKKEETLEKAAEIINKI; from the coding sequence ATGCAGATACAAAGTAAGCTCCCAAAAGTTGGGACCACCATATTCACAGTAATGAGCGCGTTGGCGAGAGAGCACAATGCGATTAATTTATCACAGGGCTTTCCCGATTTCGGATGTTCTCCTAAATTATTAGAGTTGGCGCAAAAGCATATGAACGCCGGCTTTAATCAGTACGCGCCCATGCAAGGTGTGATACAATTACGCGAACGTATTGCGGAGATTGTTTCTACGTGTTATTCGGCAAACTATAACGCGGATACCGAAATCACCATCACTGCAGGCGCCACGCAAGGTATTTATACATCTATTGCCGCATTTATTAATAAAGGCGATGAGGTGATTATATTTGAACCCGCTTATGATTGTTACATTCCTGCAATTGAAGTGCACGGCGGAATTGCTATTCCTGTTCAACTAACATACCCCGGATTTAAAGTGAATTGGGAGGAAGTAAAATCAAAGGTGAATGATAAAACCAAAATGATTATCATTAATACACCGCACAATCCGAGCGGAACGGTTTTAAATGAAAATGATTTAAAGCAATTGGAGCAATTAGTAAAAGGAAAAAATATTATTGTGGTGAGTGATGAGGTGTATGAGCACATGGCATTCGATAATCAACCGCATCAAAGTGTTGCAAGATATTCTACTTTACGAAGTCAATCCATTATTGTTTCTTCATTTGGTAAAACTGTACACACAACGGGATGGAAGATTGGATATGTTGCTGCTCCTGCCGAATTAATGACAGAGTTCAGAAAGGTACATCAGTTTTTAGTGTTCGCGGTGAATCATCCTTTTCAATTAGCCCTTGCCGATTATTTAGGCGATAAAAATACATATCTCGACTTAAAAAACTTTTATCAAACCAAACGCGATTTTTTCAGAGGTTTGATTAAGAATTCGCGTTTTACCATTGAAGATTGTACCGGTACTTATTTTCAATTGCTCGGTTATAAAAGGATAACGGAAGAAAAGGACACAGACTTCGCCATTCGTTTAACCAAGGAAAATAAACTGGCCAGCGTTCCACTCTCCGTGTTTTATTCGAAGCCTACGGATAATAATTTATTACGTTTTTGCTTCGCGAAGAAGGAAGAGACTTTAGAAAAAGCCGCTGAAATAATAAATAAAATTTAA
- the hrpB gene encoding ATP-dependent helicase HrpB has product MSFNPFDIDLPVRDIISDVREHLHSENTLIVTAPPGAGKSTLLPLALMNETFLNDKKIIMLEPRRLAARSIAERMSDLLESETGKEIGYRIRFETRVSNQTKIEVVTEGILTRMLQSDNALEDVGMVIFDEFHERSLNADLALALCREAQQVLRPDLRIMVMSATLNVPELSSLLKCKVIQSEGRQFPVDIHYTTDADEFLLPELAARTIIQAIQKHEGDVLVFFPGEADIRKCEELLLKDLSDFSIHALYGQLPKNQQIAAILPNRNGKRKVVLATSIAETSLTIEGIRIVIDTGFGKISRFDTRSGLTKLETVRISKDSADQRAGRAGRLSSGVCYRMWTKATHERLAEHRIPEIMEADLASLVLDMAQWGVHDIAQLTWLSPPPKAAIAQASDILENINALENGKITAHGKDIHKLPCHPRIAHMLILAEGDYNKALACDIAAIIEERDPLPKDSGIDINLRIEALRRARNNNSSGGKFSRIEKIASSYRNMLKIEMSNDPVDPFETGLLLAYAYPERIASARPGNNAQFQLANGKIAAAGHKDDLAHESWLAVAHMDLREGLGKIFLAAPLNPKDLVALVKEREIITWDTRKGGIVANKELRIGNIVLQSKALTNPSEEKINEALCNAIKKEGDALLDFNEEVKQLQNRILSLRKWNSEEAWPDVSNETLLQSCDKWLAPYLKDIKKNEDFKKLNLSHILLHSLEWELQQKLEELAPARIEVPSGSKIKIDYFPNGAAPVLAVRLQEVFGLSDTPKINQNKISLVMHLLSPGYKPVQVTTDLRSFWNSTYTEVKSELKRRYPKHAWPEDPWSATAVAKGRSHK; this is encoded by the coding sequence ATGTCCTTCAATCCTTTTGATATTGATTTGCCTGTTCGCGACATTATTTCGGATGTACGAGAACATCTTCATTCTGAAAACACCTTAATTGTAACCGCACCTCCGGGCGCCGGAAAAAGTACATTATTGCCGCTGGCCTTAATGAATGAAACATTTCTGAACGATAAAAAAATCATTATGCTCGAACCGCGCCGTTTAGCCGCGAGAAGCATCGCCGAGCGTATGTCTGATTTATTAGAGAGCGAAACGGGAAAAGAAATCGGTTACCGCATACGTTTTGAAACACGCGTCAGCAATCAAACCAAAATTGAAGTAGTCACCGAAGGTATTTTAACGCGCATGTTGCAAAGTGATAATGCTTTGGAAGATGTGGGGATGGTTATTTTTGATGAATTTCACGAACGTAGTTTAAATGCCGACTTAGCATTAGCGCTTTGTCGCGAAGCACAACAGGTTTTACGTCCCGATTTGCGAATCATGGTGATGTCGGCCACATTAAATGTTCCTGAGCTTAGTTCATTATTAAAATGCAAAGTCATACAAAGCGAAGGTAGGCAATTTCCTGTAGACATACATTACACAACTGATGCGGATGAATTTCTGTTACCGGAATTAGCAGCAAGAACCATTATTCAAGCCATACAAAAACACGAAGGGGATGTGCTCGTATTTTTTCCGGGTGAAGCAGATATTCGAAAATGCGAAGAACTCTTACTAAAAGATCTGTCGGATTTTTCTATTCACGCTTTATACGGACAGCTTCCAAAAAATCAGCAAATAGCCGCGATACTTCCCAACAGAAACGGAAAACGCAAAGTGGTATTAGCCACTTCCATTGCAGAAACAAGTTTAACGATTGAGGGAATCCGGATAGTAATAGATACAGGCTTCGGAAAAATTTCAAGATTTGATACGCGCTCAGGATTAACCAAATTGGAAACAGTTCGCATTTCAAAAGATTCTGCCGACCAGAGAGCAGGTCGCGCCGGACGATTAAGCAGTGGCGTTTGTTACAGAATGTGGACGAAAGCAACGCATGAACGCCTGGCAGAACACCGCATCCCTGAAATCATGGAAGCCGATTTAGCTTCCTTGGTTTTGGACATGGCACAATGGGGCGTTCACGATATTGCTCAACTAACGTGGCTCAGCCCTCCTCCAAAAGCAGCCATTGCCCAAGCGAGCGATATTCTCGAAAATATTAACGCGCTGGAGAATGGAAAAATTACGGCGCATGGCAAAGACATACACAAGTTGCCTTGTCACCCCCGCATTGCACACATGTTAATCTTAGCAGAGGGAGATTATAATAAAGCCTTGGCCTGCGACATTGCCGCCATTATAGAAGAACGTGATCCGCTTCCAAAAGATTCGGGTATCGACATCAACTTACGTATTGAAGCTTTGCGAAGAGCAAGAAACAATAACAGTAGCGGTGGGAAATTTTCACGCATCGAAAAAATAGCCTCATCGTACCGCAACATGCTTAAAATTGAAATGAGTAATGATCCTGTTGATCCATTTGAAACAGGATTACTCTTAGCCTATGCTTATCCGGAGAGGATTGCTTCTGCCCGTCCGGGTAATAACGCGCAATTCCAATTAGCTAACGGTAAGATTGCCGCGGCAGGTCACAAAGATGATTTGGCGCATGAAAGCTGGCTGGCCGTTGCACATATGGATTTAAGAGAAGGATTAGGAAAAATATTTTTAGCCGCTCCACTCAATCCGAAAGATTTAGTTGCCTTGGTAAAAGAAAGAGAAATCATTACCTGGGATACACGTAAAGGAGGCATCGTTGCCAATAAAGAATTACGTATTGGAAATATTGTTTTACAAAGTAAAGCTCTCACAAATCCTTCGGAGGAAAAAATAAACGAAGCCTTGTGTAACGCCATTAAAAAAGAAGGCGATGCTTTGCTTGATTTTAATGAGGAAGTAAAACAATTACAAAACAGAATTCTGAGTTTGCGTAAATGGAATTCTGAAGAAGCTTGGCCGGATGTAAGTAACGAAACTTTATTGCAGAGCTGCGACAAATGGCTGGCGCCTTATTTAAAAGACATCAAGAAAAACGAAGATTTTAAGAAACTCAATCTCTCACACATTTTACTCCATTCCTTAGAATGGGAACTGCAACAGAAATTAGAAGAATTAGCGCCAGCTCGAATAGAAGTGCCCAGTGGTTCTAAAATCAAAATAGACTATTTTCCGAATGGCGCGGCGCCTGTATTAGCCGTGCGATTACAGGAAGTGTTTGGTTTGAGCGATACACCAAAAATAAATCAGAATAAAATTTCATTGGTGATGCATCTTTTATCTCCGGGATATAAGCCGGTGCAAGTCACCACCGATTTAAGAAGTTTCTGGAACAGTACTTATACTGAAGTGAAGAGTGAATTAAAGCGTCGTTATCCAAAACATGCCTGGCCGGAAGATCCCTGGAGTGCGACAGCTGTTGCAAAAGGCCGTAGTCATAAATAA